In a genomic window of Nodosilinea sp. E11:
- a CDS encoding SH3 domain-containing protein: MTKAKAWMAVALCSVVVALTAVTCQSRNETTGEVSPGIEEQLDDQPVVIDSTEPAPGVTPGPGTTPAPTPGTPPSSSPPEPGVGGTGTAVNPPQAAQLIASQPGSQINLRSQPTTTSDARGYGLVGDPVQLLRSADRSDGTWYFVKFETSGAEGWIRGDFINIAGRATPLPQQANQSSTCTGTMEAMTFTAFYDGNGFNLVRFVNLETQNTFDGTLSRQGSNNQGQPLYRGTMSPPTGGSYPVELTDLSGGNPRSGSQVAIDYEGIEGTGTCR; the protein is encoded by the coding sequence ATGACAAAGGCCAAAGCATGGATGGCAGTAGCACTCTGTAGTGTGGTAGTCGCGCTGACAGCGGTCACCTGTCAAAGCCGTAACGAGACTACTGGGGAGGTATCTCCCGGTATAGAGGAACAGCTTGACGATCAGCCGGTCGTGATTGACTCCACTGAGCCAGCCCCTGGGGTGACTCCAGGCCCAGGAACGACGCCAGCTCCAACGCCAGGGACACCGCCTAGTTCGAGCCCCCCCGAACCGGGGGTGGGCGGCACCGGCACGGCGGTAAACCCGCCCCAGGCCGCCCAGCTAATTGCCAGCCAGCCTGGATCTCAGATCAACTTGCGATCGCAGCCGACCACCACCTCCGACGCCAGGGGCTATGGCCTGGTGGGTGACCCGGTACAGCTCCTGCGATCGGCCGATCGCAGCGACGGCACCTGGTACTTTGTCAAATTTGAAACGTCTGGGGCCGAAGGTTGGATTCGCGGCGACTTCATCAATATCGCCGGACGCGCCACCCCCCTACCGCAGCAGGCCAACCAAAGCAGCACCTGTACCGGCACCATGGAAGCCATGACCTTTACGGCCTTCTACGACGGCAACGGCTTTAACTTGGTGCGCTTTGTCAATTTGGAAACCCAAAACACCTTTGATGGCACCCTCAGCCGCCAGGGCAGCAACAACCAGGGGCAGCCCCTCTACCGGGGCACCATGAGCCCACCTACCGGTGGCAGCTACCCAGTCGAGCTAACTGACCTGTCGGGGGGCAACCCGCGCAGTGGCTCTCAAGTGGCGATCGACTACGAGGGCATTGAGGGCACTGGCACTTGCCGGTAG
- a CDS encoding glycosyltransferase family 4 protein encodes MAAEPLPTAVAVVHEWLASRAGSEKVVEQLLAVYPQADVFSLVEFLAPEAAGLIPPGTRVQTSFIQNLPWARQHFRQYLPLMPLAIEQFDLSAYDLVISSNHAVAKGVLTRPHQLHISYVHTPIRYAWDLQHQYLQQAGLTGGVKSAITRLLLHYLRLWDLAAAHRVDCFVANSRYVARRIWKTYRRPATVIYPPVAIDRFRWQQPRDNFYLTVSRCVPYKRVDLTVEAFNRLGLPLVVIGDGPALGALQQAAKSNISFLRNPSDAVVSDYMERCRGFVFPAEEDFGITVVEAQAAGAPVIAYGRGGCAETVIDGKTGILFHRQTVDHLVQAVQQFEQNRGSFGAETIRNQAETFSEQRFQRELTTYVADKWLKFQQGDELE; translated from the coding sequence ATGGCTGCTGAACCCCTACCGACCGCCGTTGCCGTGGTGCACGAGTGGTTAGCCAGCCGTGCTGGGTCAGAAAAAGTGGTCGAGCAGCTGTTGGCGGTCTATCCCCAGGCCGATGTGTTTAGCCTGGTAGAATTTTTAGCCCCCGAAGCGGCAGGGCTAATCCCACCCGGCACCCGCGTTCAGACCTCCTTTATTCAAAATCTACCCTGGGCCCGCCAGCACTTTCGCCAGTATCTGCCGCTGATGCCCCTGGCGATCGAGCAATTTGATCTATCGGCCTACGACCTGGTGATTTCGAGCAACCATGCCGTCGCCAAGGGAGTGCTCACCCGACCGCACCAGCTGCACATTAGCTACGTCCATACCCCCATTCGCTACGCCTGGGATTTGCAACACCAGTATCTTCAACAGGCGGGGCTTACAGGCGGGGTAAAAAGTGCCATCACCCGGCTGCTTTTGCACTACCTGCGCCTGTGGGACTTAGCCGCCGCCCACCGGGTTGACTGCTTTGTGGCCAACTCCCGCTACGTGGCCCGCCGCATTTGGAAAACCTACCGCCGCCCCGCCACGGTGATCTATCCGCCGGTGGCGATCGATCGCTTTCGCTGGCAGCAGCCCCGAGACAATTTCTACCTGACGGTGTCGCGCTGTGTGCCCTACAAACGAGTTGATCTGACGGTAGAGGCCTTCAACCGCCTGGGCCTGCCTCTAGTCGTCATCGGTGACGGGCCAGCCCTAGGGGCGCTGCAACAGGCTGCCAAATCCAACATTTCCTTTCTCAGGAACCCCTCTGACGCCGTGGTGTCAGATTATATGGAGCGCTGTCGGGGGTTTGTGTTTCCAGCAGAAGAAGACTTTGGTATTACGGTGGTGGAGGCCCAGGCGGCGGGGGCACCGGTGATTGCCTATGGCCGGGGGGGCTGTGCCGAAACGGTGATCGATGGCAAAACGGGGATCCTTTTCCACCGGCAAACCGTCGATCATCTGGTGCAGGCAGTGCAACAGTTTGAGCAAAATCGCGGTAGCTTTGGGGCCGAGACGATACGTAACCAGGCCGAAACCTTTTCTGAACAGCGCTTTCAACGGGAATTAACCACCTACGTAGCCGATAAGTGGCTGAAATTTCAGCAGGGCGATGAATTAGAGTAA
- the wbaP gene encoding undecaprenyl-phosphate galactose phosphotransferase WbaP, with translation MSTRSLPMVGLLGASDLLALGLAGATGVYLRLAFGGQYLPGLYGQLWPILGVFLLAYAAAGLYPAVGLSPVDELRRICLSTSFTYLVLGAGLFLTGESETYSRGVFLITWALSLLMVLLGRLLVRQIFARYPWWGYQVLILGGGRTGELVIQTLKNQPSFGLKPVAVLDDDRDRQDTICGVPIVGPLSIAPRLARKHDIHYAIVAMPGVQREKLLRILERYGRTFPHLMMIPDLFGVASLWVSSKDLGGILGLEIRQQLLLPGPRLIKALLDIGLTLVVGIVLLPVLVAIAVMVRLDSRGPVFYGQPRLGQNNTPFVAWKFRSMVPNADQVLERYFDENPTLRSQWERDHKLRYDPRITRIGRFLRRTSLDELPQLWNVLRGEMSLVGPRPIVQAEVFRYADTYNLYTKVLPGLTGLWQVSGRNNVSYEERVNLDAYYVRNWSVWLDIYILLRTVWVVTIGDGAY, from the coding sequence ATGTCAACCCGGTCTTTGCCGATGGTTGGCCTGCTGGGCGCATCGGATCTTCTGGCTTTAGGGTTGGCGGGTGCCACGGGCGTTTATCTGCGTTTAGCCTTTGGCGGGCAGTACCTGCCGGGGCTCTACGGGCAGCTCTGGCCGATATTAGGAGTGTTTTTGCTGGCTTACGCGGCGGCAGGGCTATACCCAGCGGTGGGGCTGAGCCCGGTCGATGAACTCCGCCGCATTTGCCTGTCCACCAGCTTTACCTATCTGGTGCTGGGGGCGGGGTTGTTTTTGACCGGCGAAAGCGAAACCTACTCTCGGGGGGTCTTTTTGATCACCTGGGCACTGTCTCTGCTGATGGTGTTGCTGGGGCGGTTGTTGGTCAGGCAGATTTTTGCTCGCTACCCCTGGTGGGGCTACCAGGTGCTGATCTTGGGGGGTGGGCGCACCGGAGAGTTGGTGATTCAGACCTTGAAAAACCAGCCGAGTTTTGGCCTCAAACCGGTGGCGGTCTTAGACGACGATCGCGATCGCCAAGATACGATCTGTGGTGTTCCCATTGTCGGGCCGCTGTCGATCGCCCCACGGCTGGCCCGCAAGCATGACATTCACTACGCCATTGTGGCGATGCCGGGGGTGCAGCGGGAAAAGCTTCTGCGAATTTTAGAGCGCTACGGTCGCACCTTTCCCCACCTGATGATGATTCCAGACCTGTTTGGGGTGGCCAGCCTCTGGGTCAGCTCTAAGGATCTGGGTGGAATTTTGGGGTTAGAAATTCGCCAGCAGCTTTTGTTGCCGGGGCCACGGCTGATCAAAGCGCTGCTAGACATTGGCCTAACTCTGGTGGTGGGCATTGTGCTGCTGCCCGTGTTAGTTGCGATCGCAGTGATGGTGCGGCTTGACTCGCGGGGGCCGGTGTTCTACGGACAGCCGCGCCTAGGGCAAAACAACACGCCCTTTGTCGCCTGGAAGTTTCGTTCGATGGTGCCCAACGCCGACCAGGTGCTAGAGCGCTATTTTGACGAAAACCCCACCCTGCGATCGCAGTGGGAACGCGACCACAAACTTCGCTATGACCCACGCATTACCCGCATAGGTCGGTTTTTGCGGCGCACCAGCCTAGACGAACTACCCCAGCTCTGGAACGTGCTGCGGGGAGAAATGAGTTTAGTGGGGCCACGCCCTATTGTCCAAGCAGAGGTTTTTCGTTACGCCGACACCTACAATCTTTACACCAAGGTCTTACCCGGCCTCACGGGGCTGTGGCAAGTGTCGGGGCGCAACAATGTGTCCTACGAAGAACGGGTTAACCTCGATGCCTACTACGTCAGAAACTGGTCAGTTTGGCTCGACATCTATATTCTTTTAAGAACAGTTTGGGTGGTCACCATTGGCGATGGAGCCTACTAG
- a CDS encoding O-antigen ligase family protein, whose product MEPTRVRGFGVSNLSLERLIWAGLVVLPYVVYGAIAPLVWVLLVSLHRWGRAIWRLLYTQGWVWLSLGLGVSVALSQARGESALQVLNFLPFFGFYAAIAVILPKFAQPFKTLHHWAMALLVASVPINLMAIVEFYLWAPTSLSRWGDQPWLQWLYQQTYYGHRASAVFGHPNALANYMVIVFGLGLGLCAYYLNRPELKGKGLWVCGATALALVGIYCSGSRNGLLIAGLQLLLFGGLLRPYRYIFWAGLGAIALGLVSTLIWGIGGRSLGEALSTVYLRFSVWQLALEMIPQQPWFGSGLGTFKLLYDPASFPVEGDFLPHAHNLWLMLAAEAGVPVALGFTAIVGWVVGSSTYALFCYPLPTQPTALLAGYLAGFGGTVAFAIFDLAFYDARINILGWLMLGVIQGLGMLVTQTTSK is encoded by the coding sequence ATGGAGCCTACTAGGGTAAGGGGGTTTGGGGTTAGCAACCTCAGCCTAGAGCGATTGATTTGGGCCGGGCTGGTGGTGTTGCCCTACGTGGTCTATGGGGCGATCGCCCCGTTGGTCTGGGTTTTGCTAGTCAGCCTTCATCGCTGGGGTCGAGCGATCTGGCGACTGCTCTACACCCAGGGCTGGGTGTGGCTATCCCTGGGGCTGGGGGTTAGCGTAGCCCTATCGCAGGCACGGGGGGAGTCGGCGCTGCAAGTGCTCAATTTTTTGCCGTTTTTCGGCTTCTACGCGGCGATCGCGGTCATTCTGCCCAAATTTGCCCAGCCGTTTAAAACCCTGCACCACTGGGCCATGGCCCTTCTGGTGGCCAGCGTTCCGATCAATCTGATGGCGATCGTCGAATTTTATCTGTGGGCCCCTACTAGCCTCAGCCGCTGGGGCGATCAGCCCTGGCTTCAGTGGCTCTATCAGCAAACTTACTACGGCCACCGGGCCAGTGCCGTGTTTGGCCACCCCAACGCCCTAGCCAACTACATGGTGATTGTGTTTGGCCTGGGGCTGGGCCTCTGTGCCTACTACCTCAACCGCCCCGAGCTCAAGGGCAAAGGGCTGTGGGTCTGTGGGGCCACCGCCCTAGCCCTCGTCGGCATCTATTGCTCTGGCTCACGCAATGGACTACTGATTGCCGGTCTGCAATTGTTGCTATTTGGTGGGCTGCTGCGGCCCTATCGCTATATTTTTTGGGCGGGGTTGGGAGCGATCGCCCTAGGGCTCGTCAGCACCCTGATCTGGGGAATCGGCGGGCGCTCCCTCGGAGAGGCGCTCAGCACCGTCTACCTACGCTTTAGCGTCTGGCAACTCGCCCTAGAGATGATTCCTCAGCAGCCGTGGTTTGGCAGCGGCCTGGGCACCTTCAAGCTGCTCTACGACCCGGCCAGCTTCCCGGTAGAAGGAGATTTTTTGCCCCATGCCCACAACCTTTGGCTAATGCTGGCCGCTGAGGCCGGGGTGCCGGTCGCCCTAGGCTTTACCGCCATCGTAGGCTGGGTGGTAGGTAGCAGCACCTACGCGCTGTTCTGCTACCCGCTGCCCACCCAGCCCACAGCCCTGTTGGCTGGCTACCTCGCAGGCTTTGGCGGCACGGTGGCCTTTGCCATTTTTGACCTGGCGTTTTACGATGCCCGCATCAACATTTTGGGTTGGCTGATGCTGGGCGTAATTCAGGGCCTGGGGATGCTGGTTACCCAGACTACCTCTAAATAA
- a CDS encoding cytochrome b6-f complex subunit PetL, translated as MGSVVAYVVFLSVMVGTAIGLYFGLRLVKII; from the coding sequence ATGGGAAGTGTAGTAGCTTACGTTGTGTTTTTGTCGGTGATGGTGGGTACGGCCATTGGGCTGTATTTTGGTCTGCGCCTGGTCAAGATCATTTAG
- the aroB gene encoding 3-dehydroquinate synthase — MKSIVSVPLPSNPYDVVVATAGIDHLGTWLAEGETALVKPGQKLLLVSNPAIFKQYGDRALTTLSKAGYSVETCLLPAGERYKTLTSIQKIYDAALGFRLERKSAMVALGGGVIGDMTGFAAATWLRGVSVVQVPTSLLAMVDASIGGKTGVNHPQGKNLIGAFHQPRLVMIDPSVLKTLPPREFRAGMAEVIKYGVIWDRDLFETLEAAPRLDHYRYLGDQLLHTILTRSCQAKAEVVSQDEKEAGLRAILNYGHTIGHAIESLMHYRGVNHGEAVAIGMVAAGHIATALDFWSEADAARQLALLEKTGLPTRLPAGLDFEAILTSLQGDKKVEEGQVQFVMPKGLGAAVVTGEVTRDAILAALEAMA; from the coding sequence ATGAAGTCCATTGTTTCTGTGCCGCTGCCCAGCAACCCCTACGACGTGGTGGTAGCCACTGCCGGTATCGACCACCTGGGCACCTGGCTGGCAGAGGGAGAGACGGCGCTGGTCAAACCGGGTCAAAAGCTACTGCTGGTGTCCAACCCGGCTATTTTTAAGCAGTATGGCGATCGCGCCCTCACCACCCTTAGCAAAGCAGGCTATAGCGTCGAAACCTGCCTACTGCCCGCTGGCGAACGCTACAAAACCCTCACCTCCATCCAAAAAATTTATGATGCGGCCCTGGGCTTCCGCCTAGAGCGCAAGTCGGCCATGGTCGCCCTGGGCGGCGGGGTGATTGGCGATATGACCGGATTTGCGGCGGCCACCTGGCTGCGAGGGGTGAGCGTAGTGCAGGTGCCCACCTCGCTGCTGGCCATGGTCGATGCCTCTATTGGCGGCAAAACCGGCGTTAACCACCCCCAGGGCAAGAACCTAATTGGGGCCTTTCACCAGCCGCGCCTGGTGATGATCGATCCATCTGTCCTCAAAACCCTGCCCCCCCGAGAGTTTCGCGCTGGCATGGCCGAGGTGATCAAGTACGGCGTCATATGGGATCGCGATCTGTTTGAGACTCTAGAAGCCGCGCCGCGCCTCGATCACTATCGTTACCTCGGCGATCAGCTGCTGCACACGATTTTGACGCGATCGTGCCAGGCCAAGGCTGAAGTGGTCTCCCAAGACGAAAAAGAGGCGGGCTTGCGGGCCATTCTCAACTACGGCCACACCATTGGCCATGCAATCGAAAGCCTGATGCACTACCGGGGGGTCAACCACGGCGAAGCGGTGGCGATCGGCATGGTTGCCGCCGGGCACATCGCCACCGCCCTCGATTTTTGGTCTGAGGCCGACGCCGCCCGACAGCTAGCGCTCTTAGAGAAAACGGGGCTGCCGACTCGCCTGCCTGCCGGGCTAGATTTTGAGGCTATTTTGACCAGCCTCCAGGGCGACAAAAAAGTAGAGGAGGGCCAAGTTCAGTTTGTCATGCCCAAGGGGCTGGGGGCAGCCGTGGTCACCGGCGAGGTTACCCGCGACGCCATTTTGGCCGCCCTAGAGGCCATGGCTTAG
- a CDS encoding DUF2993 domain-containing protein, with translation MAKGDADLGEQALSKAVEVGLTTQLDAVDSLKADIRTNPIALMQGELESASIQGQGLVIKDDLRTEQLSLKTDGLAIDPLKAALGEIQLTRPTNATAAIKLTEADIERACNSAYIQQKLEALKITLDDRPVRVQVQQVSVSLPGEGKVAIAAQVTMVDSGETQQVAFSAVPEMAAQGHQILLKQVQMAEANTSESLTNSLLEAARELLDLRQFTLSGMTLQIQHIDVQPGHMDLQAQAELEKFPGS, from the coding sequence ATGGCAAAAGGTGATGCAGATTTGGGTGAGCAGGCTCTCAGCAAAGCCGTAGAAGTAGGGCTGACGACCCAACTCGACGCCGTAGACTCCCTAAAGGCCGATATTCGCACCAATCCGATCGCCCTCATGCAGGGAGAACTGGAGTCGGCCAGCATTCAAGGGCAAGGGCTGGTGATTAAAGATGACCTGCGCACCGAGCAACTGAGCTTAAAAACCGATGGCCTGGCCATTGACCCACTCAAGGCCGCCTTGGGCGAAATTCAGCTCACTCGCCCTACCAACGCCACCGCAGCGATCAAGCTGACTGAAGCCGACATCGAGCGGGCCTGTAACTCCGCCTATATTCAGCAAAAGCTAGAGGCCCTCAAGATCACCCTAGACGATCGCCCGGTGCGGGTGCAGGTGCAGCAAGTTAGCGTTTCGCTGCCGGGGGAGGGCAAAGTTGCGATCGCCGCCCAGGTCACCATGGTTGACTCCGGGGAAACTCAGCAGGTAGCCTTTAGCGCGGTGCCAGAAATGGCGGCCCAGGGGCATCAGATCTTGCTCAAACAAGTTCAAATGGCGGAAGCAAATACATCGGAAAGCCTGACCAATAGTCTGCTGGAGGCAGCCAGAGAGCTGCTAGACCTGCGCCAGTTTACCCTCAGCGGCATGACCCTCCAGATTCAGCACATTGATGTTCAACCGGGACACATGGATTTGCAAGCCCAGGCCGAGCTCGAAAAATTTCCCGGCAGTTAG
- the hisB gene encoding imidazoleglycerol-phosphate dehydratase HisB, translating to MQTQDRPVSAPNPGLVYPQRQATVSRTTGETDVQVSLDLDGTGQCNAKTGIPFLDHMLHQISSHGLIDLEVQATGDIEIDDHHTNEDVGITLGMALHQALGDRKGITRFGHFVAPLDESLVQVALDFSGRPHLSYGLDIPTQRVGTYDTQLVREFFVAVVNHSQMTLHIRQLDGINSHHIIEATFKAFARAMRMATEVDPRRAHLIPSSKGVI from the coding sequence ATGCAAACCCAAGATCGCCCTGTCTCTGCTCCTAACCCTGGTTTGGTTTACCCCCAGCGGCAAGCGACCGTCAGCCGCACTACCGGCGAAACCGATGTGCAGGTCAGCCTAGATTTAGACGGCACCGGGCAGTGCAATGCGAAAACAGGCATTCCTTTTCTCGACCACATGCTGCACCAGATCTCCTCCCATGGGTTGATCGACCTAGAGGTGCAGGCCACAGGCGATATTGAGATCGACGACCACCACACCAACGAGGACGTGGGCATTACCCTGGGTATGGCGCTGCACCAGGCCCTAGGCGATCGCAAAGGCATTACCCGCTTTGGCCACTTTGTTGCCCCCCTCGATGAGTCGCTGGTGCAGGTGGCGCTAGATTTTTCTGGGCGGCCCCACCTCAGCTACGGCCTAGACATTCCCACCCAGCGGGTCGGCACCTACGACACCCAGCTGGTGCGCGAGTTTTTTGTCGCCGTGGTCAACCACAGCCAGATGACCTTGCACATTCGTCAGCTCGATGGCATTAACTCCCACCACATTATTGAGGCCACCTTTAAGGCCTTTGCCCGCGCCATGCGCATGGCTACCGAGGTTGACCCCCGCCGCGCCCACCTGATTCCCAGCTCTAAGGGTGTGATTTAA
- a CDS encoding class I SAM-dependent methyltransferase encodes MFRRVTPGTISRLTTVDHRETYGRHVLAKVVQPLAIDTCVDLGCGGGDDLKTVLAQHPQAHCVGVDYGDWNSPALIAAGIKPISVNIEAEPLPLAPESVDLVIANQVLEHTKEIYWINHEIFRVLKVGGYLYLGVPNVLSLHNRLLGLVGVHPTCNKMISAHVRPFSKGDTLLFYRETVGNLTVVSGFYGSQFYPFPRQLARPLARLLPGCAFSIFFLIQKVGPYNAEFLRYLDKVYLETNFFKGNPVS; translated from the coding sequence ATGTTCAGACGAGTTACACCGGGCACCATCAGCCGCCTGACCACCGTCGATCACAGAGAAACCTACGGTCGCCACGTTTTGGCAAAAGTGGTACAACCCCTGGCGATCGACACCTGCGTTGACCTTGGCTGTGGCGGCGGCGACGATTTGAAAACGGTTCTAGCCCAACATCCTCAGGCCCATTGCGTTGGGGTTGACTACGGCGACTGGAATTCTCCTGCTTTAATCGCCGCTGGTATTAAGCCGATTTCGGTAAATATAGAAGCCGAACCGCTGCCCTTAGCACCCGAGTCAGTCGATCTAGTCATTGCCAACCAAGTATTAGAGCACACTAAAGAAATCTATTGGATTAACCACGAGATTTTTAGAGTTTTAAAGGTGGGTGGCTACCTTTACCTAGGGGTACCCAATGTTTTGTCATTGCACAACCGACTCCTAGGCCTAGTAGGAGTACACCCCACCTGCAACAAAATGATTTCGGCCCATGTTAGACCTTTTTCTAAAGGCGATACGCTGCTTTTTTATCGAGAAACGGTCGGCAATCTAACCGTTGTCTCAGGCTTTTATGGGTCACAATTCTATCCGTTTCCCCGGCAGCTAGCGCGACCGCTGGCCCGTCTGCTGCCGGGCTGTGCCTTTTCAATTTTCTTTTTAATTCAAAAAGTGGGGCCGTACAATGCAGAATTTCTTCGCTACCTAGATAAGGTGTATCTAGAAACTAACTTTTTCAAGGGCAACCCGGTTAGCTAG
- a CDS encoding AarF/ABC1/UbiB kinase family protein, protein MALNTTQNSAQPVVDTIDIIDAEAITVTGEVMTEPVPVPAAPRTLATKAQDPFESFGYDPEAIAAHYRRRPFQVWTRFLGIFLPIAGFFAQIWLDRRAGRSAQNEAKRAVQLRTMLTNLGPAYIKIGQALSTRPDLVPPVFLEELTTLQDQIPPFPDAIAYRFIEEELGAPPSQIYAEISESPIAAASLGQVYKGRLHSGEAVAIKVQRPGLAQRIALDLYIIRGLARFATNRISQIRSDLVAIMDEFGERIFEEMDYTHEGENAQRFAHLYGHIADIYVPHIYPQYTARRVLTMEWIEGTKLTNIDKLNSLGIDATHLIDVGVQCSLRQLLEHGFFHADPHPGNLLAMADGKLAYLDFGMMSEVKPYQRYGLIEAVVHMVNRDFEGLANDYVKLEFLTPDTDLTPIIPALANVFSNALGASVAELNFKSITDEFSALMYEYPFRVPAYYALIIRSLVTLEGIAINVDPEFKVLSKAYPYVAKRLLTDQSPELRASLQDLLFKDGSFRWNRLENLLRNARSSDDYDMDRLIDQTLEFLFSDRGSFLRDRIVSELVNGLDSFGQSTVQNLTTAVQRRLGFKQAVPVAATTASSDLDHLRRILDILKDTPGFDAAQVATRIPNLLFKPETQAMGQQVVSGLAQRALARFIRTLLLEDEPSDLRPQLAPVGSSQLANRVALEKVSF, encoded by the coding sequence ATGGCCCTCAACACCACTCAGAATTCAGCTCAGCCTGTCGTGGACACCATCGACATTATCGATGCTGAGGCAATTACGGTAACCGGGGAAGTGATGACAGAGCCGGTGCCGGTGCCCGCCGCGCCCCGCACTTTGGCCACTAAGGCACAAGATCCTTTCGAATCGTTTGGCTACGACCCCGAGGCGATCGCTGCCCACTACCGCCGCCGCCCGTTTCAGGTCTGGACTCGATTCTTGGGTATTTTCTTGCCGATCGCGGGCTTCTTTGCCCAGATCTGGCTCGATCGCCGCGCCGGTCGCAGCGCTCAAAACGAGGCCAAACGGGCGGTTCAGCTGCGCACGATGCTCACCAACCTCGGCCCGGCCTACATCAAAATTGGCCAGGCGCTCTCTACCCGACCCGACCTGGTGCCGCCGGTTTTTCTTGAAGAGCTGACCACGCTGCAAGACCAGATCCCACCCTTCCCCGATGCGATCGCCTACCGCTTTATTGAAGAAGAGCTGGGTGCCCCCCCTAGCCAGATCTACGCCGAAATTTCTGAAAGCCCGATCGCGGCGGCTTCTTTGGGCCAGGTTTACAAGGGCAGACTGCACAGCGGCGAAGCGGTGGCCATCAAAGTGCAGCGCCCCGGTCTGGCCCAGCGCATTGCCCTCGACCTCTACATCATTCGGGGGCTGGCTCGCTTTGCCACCAACCGCATCAGCCAAATTCGCAGCGACCTAGTCGCCATCATGGATGAGTTTGGTGAGCGCATCTTTGAAGAGATGGACTACACCCACGAGGGCGAAAACGCCCAGCGCTTCGCCCATCTCTACGGCCACATCGCCGACATCTACGTGCCCCACATCTACCCTCAGTACACCGCCCGCCGGGTGCTGACCATGGAGTGGATTGAGGGCACCAAGCTGACCAACATTGACAAGCTAAACAGCCTGGGTATCGACGCCACCCACCTGATCGATGTCGGGGTGCAGTGCTCCCTGCGGCAGCTGCTAGAGCACGGCTTTTTTCACGCCGACCCCCACCCCGGCAACCTGCTGGCCATGGCCGATGGCAAGCTAGCCTACCTCGACTTTGGCATGATGAGCGAGGTCAAACCCTACCAGCGTTACGGCCTGATTGAGGCGGTGGTGCACATGGTCAACCGCGACTTTGAGGGGCTGGCCAACGACTACGTCAAGCTAGAGTTTCTCACTCCCGACACCGACCTGACACCGATTATTCCAGCTTTGGCCAACGTGTTTAGCAATGCCCTGGGGGCGAGCGTTGCCGAGCTGAACTTTAAGAGCATCACCGACGAATTTTCGGCGCTGATGTACGAGTATCCCTTCCGGGTGCCTGCCTACTACGCCCTGATCATTCGCTCCCTGGTGACCCTAGAGGGCATTGCGATCAACGTCGACCCTGAATTTAAGGTGCTGAGCAAGGCCTATCCCTACGTGGCTAAGCGGCTGCTGACGGACCAATCGCCGGAGCTGCGGGCCTCGCTGCAAGATCTGCTGTTTAAAGACGGCAGCTTTCGCTGGAACCGACTGGAGAACCTGCTGCGCAACGCCCGCAGCAGCGACGACTACGATATGGATCGGCTGATCGACCAGACCCTGGAGTTTTTGTTTTCAGACCGGGGCTCGTTTTTGCGCGATCGCATCGTCAGCGAACTGGTCAACGGTCTAGACAGCTTTGGCCAGAGCACTGTGCAAAACCTGACCACCGCTGTGCAGCGCCGCCTAGGCTTCAAGCAAGCGGTGCCGGTTGCTGCTACCACTGCCTCCAGCGACCTCGACCACCTGCGCCGCATTCTCGACATTCTCAAAGATACCCCCGGCTTTGATGCCGCCCAGGTGGCTACCCGCATTCCCAATCTGTTGTTTAAGCCCGAAACCCAGGCTATGGGCCAGCAGGTGGTATCGGGCTTGGCCCAGCGAGCCTTAGCCCGCTTCATTCGCACTTTGCTGCTAGAGGATGAGCCTAGCGACCTCAGGCCCCAGCTTGCTCCGGTTGGGTCGAGCCAGCTAGCTAACCGGGTTGCCCTTGAAAAAGTTAGTTTCTAG